The Ananas comosus cultivar F153 linkage group 22, ASM154086v1, whole genome shotgun sequence genome segment GTTACTACTagcgaaaaaaaaattgatcttaTCCTTCGTCCTACATTATCCACCAAGAGAAATCAAttgcatttttatatttagcaatACAAATATCAAACTCTACAAAGCGATAGGCAATACCTAACGTACACCATCCTCCAACCATTCACTTTATCATACATAAATATAATCATTCAACTTCCacaaagttagaaaaaaaaacctgcAACAATACAACCGCTATGACTTAATTTGAGGTGACGTTAATAATTTCTCTAGATTCACCTTCCCCTTACTGAGGCACCCAATACAGCAGGAAATATTCTAAGATAATCTTATATTCTCAACAATCATATGCTAGACTTCAATGGATTATCATAGTTGCTACATAAAGTCGATACAAGATGAAGCCTCTGAAATGAATTCCCGAGAAAGCCACAATTAGCACAAACAAAACTAATATGAAATTAACACTATCATCCAGAGATTTACTTGCCACAGATAAGTTCTCAGCAGACAAAAaaaatcttgaatttaaaaagcAACACCAGAAAATAGCCAAAATCTTATAAGaggcaaaaagaaaaggacactGACAATTGTAAAGAAACACACTCTAATAACCACCCTTGAGATCATTGACCACATCATAGGGAATAGGGGTGACCGTCTCCAACGTAGCTCCCTCGACCATGAACCCAGGTTTGGGGCCCTCAGGCTGCCGCTTGGTACTTATGATTTCACCGCGAGCTTTGGCCTCCGCCTTCAGCTggtcattcttcttcttccgctcACGGAAATCTTCAGTGCATCGCGAAGGCAGGACATGCTCCACCCGCACGTGAATCCTTTTCCTGATGATACGGTTTCCCACCTGGCAAGTTATACAGCATATTAAGTATCAAATTTAGCAAGAACCGGTTCTATTTTCCTTCTTTATATTCATTTGAAGTGGAAATAGCTCATGTATTACTCGTGATTTTAAATACCATACAGGTATTTCAGACTAATTTATCTATCCACACAGCATATGCAGGTCCAGAACACTAGAATTCTAAATTCTATTATTAAACAGACATCTTTAACAAATGGCATACAGAAATCAAAAGAGGAGGCAAGAATTTGACTAACTTTCAAAACAAATATCAGCCAAATAATGTTAGGAAGCCAACAATCTGTTTAGGGCTCAAAACAATGTTCAGGGTTCTACAAGATTGAAGACATGGATTTACGGTCCTCATGTCTGCAATATGGCAAGCATTCATTCAAAGTATAGGATAAAGGACTGAAGCAACGCTCTTTCTTTATTAGCTAAGTAATAGAATTAAGAGGTAGAAATGCAACAGAAGAAGACAGACAAAGATGATTCATCGCAGAATAGAAGCAGAGATGTAAGTAAATTAATCAACTATGATGCAAAAAGAGGTAGGAAAGATTGTGACTACtagcaggaggtggaggagaAAGGCACTTCAACTTAACACAAATAATTTAAACTGTTAGTCTTCTCCAAATTGCACTAAGAACGATCAACCAAATAATAGTTACCCAGAAATCGAAAAGTCAACAATAAACACCAGTAAGTTACTTAAAAACTTTTAGAAGCACCCAAATGAGGCATTGATATGTGTCTCTCCTACAAAACCAAAAATGCAAACGCATTTTGCTTTATTCTAATAAGAATTTATTGTCAAGCAAATGCAAGGTTCTTACCGCAGGAGAGAACATTCATCATGTTAAACTCTATACTAACATATCTCATGTCAAAACACTAAATAGCAGCTCcaagtaaaagaaatgcaagGTAAATTGACGATTGTAAGTTATCTCCTAACAACTAGAAACATATAGCTAAACACAAAACACccaaaaatgctaattttgagGTTAAGTAGCATTCTCTACACAACCAAAGATGACATTTTGCAAATTTGATCTGAAAAGAACTATCAGAACAACTCCATCTATTACATTTCCTATAGTACAGCAAAATCATTTCATTCAAACCAATATGATTGGGAAAACAAGGCTTATTACTCTAAAAAGGATCTGCTCATGTAAATGTACCAAGCAGTAAATTATATAGTTCATTTATCATCCTTCTAAAGTCTCCCAAACATAGAGACTCGAAAATAGCAATAGCACCTTTGATTGAAACATGGGGAATACGCCTCGAAAGCTTAGAAgtaagcattaaaaaaaaaaaaaaaaaacagattagGGCTTTGTGAGTTAGGATTGAGGGGTATATACCTGCTTGTTGATCTCGACGCCGATGGCGCGCTTGGTAACGTTCCACACGCGCCCGGTGCGGCCATGGTAGAACTTGTGGGGCATGCCCTTGTGCACGGCGCCGTTCACCTTGACGTCGACGTAATCCCCGATCTTGTAGGTGCGGAGGTACGTCGTGAGGGGGATGTACCCCTTCTTCCTGAACGGGCGCGCGAAGAGATCCCGCGTTCGGGAACGCAATCCGTGACCCGCGGGCATGGCGGCGGCAGCAGAAGCTCCTCCTCCGCGCTACggtgacggctagggttttggggaagaggaagaagaggaacaCTGGCTAGGGTTACGAATTTGCGGATATTTATAGAGAGGACACGTGGGAGAGTGCCGTGAAATGGGCCCGCTTGGGCTTTAGGCCCGACTCCGACTGGAGTCCAAAAAGCCCGGCCTACAAAAAGGATCTATCACGTGCTCAGCACGTGCCGAAGGTGTATAAAACGGTCCATCGTCGTCCCCCCTCCCCCGCCCCCGAAGAAGCAATAGAGCGGTGACGAGCACGAAATGGGAGCTGTGTCGATGGTCGGAGGCGGAGACGAAGGCGACGACGTAGTCACCCCCGGCGAGCTCCTCGGCGACTCCGCCCACCTCGTCCCCGGGAGGGGCGCATACCTCGCCCCCAACGGGCGCTCCGTGCGCGCGTCGCTCACGGGGACGCGGAGGCTCGTCCCTCCCCCTCCCGGCTCCTCCGACCAGGTTAGGGTCtctctagggttagggtttaggggttttgGTGCTTTGTGCTCACTTCCTCGCTTCGATTTGGCTTGCAGAGGTCGGTTGTGGAGGTCGTTGGTCTCAAGGCCCATGGCGCCGTCCCGCAACCGGGATCGATCGTCGTTGCTCGAGTAAATGCTCGCTACCCTCATCTTTCTCTTCTCCGATCCATTGTGTATAACAAACTAGTTGAGGAATTTTGGTGGAAGTTTGATTAGATCGACTAACATCTTATGAATTAGCAAAAAATGTGTTTAGGCAATATCTTCTTGATTTTGTGCTGATTTTTAGTCAGAATTTAAGGGGAGTTTTCCTCTTTTACTCAAATTCTCTTTTGCTTCGATGATCTGTTAGGGAATGGTAGGATTGTGATAACTGCTTACAGTTATATTATGTTCATCCTTGTTTACTTTGGATAACAATCCCATTCTTGTATCTTTTTGTTTGCCTCTTAGCACAAGTTTTCCTGCTATATTCTTTGCTGCTTCAGCAATATACAGTATGTGTATGTTTGCAGGTAACCAAAGTTATGGCTAGGATTGCTTCAGCTGATATCATGTGCGTCCAGTCCAAAGCTGTGCGAGAAAAGTTCACGGGGATAATAAGGTAGAACTTTACGAGTATTTTCATTGTATAGTTCGAACAATGAATATCTTATTGCTTAAAACGCACGGATGTTACCTGAACTACAAGATATTTCGAAATGGCTACTTGAATTTTACAAAGCTTGATTTTTACTACGTAATGATTCattgtttttaattttactacctaagacttcatcttttttttttatattttattttgatacaaATTCTGAACTTAAAGAAATCAAATGCTTCAATTTCTTACTGGTAATTTGTATTTTGTTGATGGGTGGGTGCGGAGTTGATTTTATCTTACCGTATTCTTTCCACCTTCCATGCTAATTAGTAAgggagttgaaaaaaaatatttttttattaacattaCCTAAATTTGTTTTAACAGGCAACAAGATGTGAGGGCAACTGAAATAGATAAAGTGGATATGTACCAGTCTTTCCGACCTGGTGATATTGTTAGAGCTTTGGTTGTATCCTATGATGAAATTTgattcattctctctctctctctctctctctctctctctctctcctcctcttttgcCTTCTCATTTCATTCAAGATTTCAAACTATTTTGTCTTTGTTGCTATAAACTAGAAACGATGGTATGCTAGATATACTTGCTAGGCGCCACGACTGTTTCTCGCCATAGCTTACTCTTTTTCTCATGTTCTCCCTCTTCATCTCGCTTCCTTTTTccatatatatgcatgcatactCACTTCCATATGTTGTAGATGTCATTGCTCTCATAGATTTTGCTTTGATAGCTTAATATGTATTAACTATTTGCAATATGTCATTACAATATATCATTTTGTGAAACTTGATCCATGAAGCTCTCTCTTGGCGATGCAAGGGCGTATTACCTTTCTACTGCTAAAAATGAACTTGGAGTAGTCTCTGCTCAAAGTATTGCAGGTACAGTAGTTGTTTTGTCCTTTTTCAGTTTAATCATGTGAGTTGATTCATAACAAGATACAAATGGTTTGTTTCAACGACCAGGAGTGCTGTAATATAgatgtttatttctttttatgtcacaaaatttctctctttttagtTATTTTGGCATCCAGTTGTCATAGATTGGTCACCATTATCGCGGAGCATTATTATGGGCATAACTGAATAAACTGGCAAATAAGCTAATGGAATGGGTAGTATTGGAATATCATTTTAACAGTAGCATTAAGGACGTTATTAAACTAACAAGCTCTTCATGCTTTTGCTTTAGGTGGTACAATGATCCCAATTAGCTGGACAGAGATGCAATGTCCACTGACTGGACAGGTCGAACAGAGAAAAGTTGCAAAAGTGGATTAAACGCACGCTATCTGAAAAGCTAAGAAAAATGGTAAAAGAATGTCGTTTGAATCGCCAATTCATATTCTGAAATTCCCTACTTAGTGTGTATGACCTGTACATAGGCATTATTTGTCTCCATTTGTCCTCTATGCATCTTATTGTATATAAGAAAGAAAACCTCTGCATGCCGACAGGTTTGGGGATCACCCCCCATATTCATTTAAACTCTTTTGCAATGAATTGAGAGGGACTGTAAAATCTGTTTAGTACTTCAGTtgcttaaaattaaaagaaattaatttatttactcTTTTAATAGACTTTCCATATATTGTTTTTGTTAATGTGAAATGCTTGTATCTGTATATCACATGGCTCAAACTTTTTATTGATGTTACGCGGGAATAATAATGTGTGTCATCTGTGTCACATAGCTTAGTAACTTTTTGGCAAGATTTTGGAATAGTTGTCTGGCTTTGGCATGATAATGTCTATTATTAGCACATTCTGGTCATACTATGCGGCCTGATCTACTTCTCCACGTCATATACATTATAAGCTATTGGAAACTATATAATCTCATGGCTTAGTTTTTCTTTGCTACCCACTTCTTGCAGATTGCATAACTGAGTTCGTCCGACGCTCAAATGCTTTACACTTGTTTCCTTTCCTCAAGCCCTTGAATGGAGCTGACGGGGGGAGCGCCAGTAGGTAAGTGTTTTGTTCCACTAGGAAAATGGATCCCAGATACTCATGTCTCGTGTTTTAAACAATTTCAGAAAGCTATAGTTATCCCCAGCAATAACCAAATTTAGTGCTTACGGTGCTTTGAAGCGCTGGTAGGTTTGTTGCTGGGTATAGACAAAGCTgtttattttccttctttttttatttaaaaattaaaattaaagaactTGTGCTATATTCTCTTCTGTGTTTATGGGCTAGATGATTTCCCAAATGGTAGCTATCTTGTTAAACATATATGCCTGCATGTTCTGTATCCAGCATTTTTGGGCCGCCAACTCAGCCATATCAAgtcttctaaactttttttttttttttctctgttctAAAATTGAATGGAATCGTCAGCGAATAGTTTAGTTGAGAACTCCAATTCAGATTGTCTCGTGCAGTAAACTACAGATGCGTGTACAGTCCTACGAGCATCTTCACAAAGaagggaattaaaaaaaaaaaaaagagaagccaAGATGGGCGAATGAACATATTATTTGGGGTCAAACATACAGACCGACCGCCCTTGTAACACTGGTAAAACCTCCGGCTAGCCAAAGAGAACCTTATGGCATCAATAAAATAGCAGTAAAATAGCTTTGCAATAAGGaatatatatgtcacgccccggattacacttttcccgggcacgccgacaaatc includes the following:
- the LOC109727671 gene encoding 60S ribosomal protein L21-1-like, with product MPAGHGLRSRTRDLFARPFRKKGYIPLTTYLRTYKIGDYVDVKVNGAVHKGMPHKFYHGRTGRVWNVTKRAIGVEINKQVGNRIIRKRIHVRVEHVLPSRCTEDFRERKKKNDQLKAEAKARGEIISTKRQPEGPKPGFMVEGATLETVTPIPYDVVNDLKGGY
- the LOC109726951 gene encoding exosome complex component CSL4, whose product is MGAVSMVGGGDEGDDVVTPGELLGDSAHLVPGRGAYLAPNGRSVRASLTGTRRLVPPPPGSSDQRSVVEVVGLKAHGAVPQPGSIVVARVTKVMARIASADIMCVQSKAVREKFTGIIRQQDVRATEIDKVDMYQSFRPGDIVRALVLSLGDARAYYLSTAKNELGVVSAQSIAGGTMIPISWTEMQCPLTGQVEQRKVAKVD